Within Celeribacter marinus, the genomic segment TGAAGTCCGGCCTGCACCATTCCGTGCTGAACGAAAATCGTCGGCTTTTTCAATCCAAGCGTAACTGAATCCCGTGGACGAAATTTCCCACCGTAGGCCCGCGGGTCGGAGTGGGTCAGAACCGCATCAGCACGCAAAATATCGATGGCGGACAACACCTCCAACCGCAATAGCGACACTGCTTTATACCGCAGACCGGCGTTACGGAGTGCGATTTCGGCACGAGGTTCAACTTTTTTGAGGCGCGGCCCAAGAAGAACATATGGCTCAATGCGGCCACGCTGGTGCAAGCGTTCCAGCAGAGGAAAACAGCTGTCAAATGCTGGGCTGTGCGGGATTGCACATAAGATTTTCTTCTTCACGGTCATTTGGACTGACCCTCGGCAATTGGACCAAACAACGAATGTATCACTAGTAAAGTCTTTTTAGCAGCGCCGGTTTTGTCGGCTGCAAAAGCAACTGAGGCCGCCGACATCTGGGCGAGCGAAACCTGATCCGCCATTAATTCCACAATTCGCTCTTCTAGGGCAGACGCGTCCAGAAGGCTTTCAAAGGCACCAGCTTGACCAGCAGGCTCGGCTGCGAAATCGACACCATACGTCGATGGGCCCATCACCACCGGACGGCCCAGCACTAGGGGTTCTATGATGTTGTGTCCGCCGTGATCGACAAGGCTTGCGCCAACAAAAACTAGGTCGGCCGCTGGATAAAAGGCATTCATCTCACCCGTACTGTCAACAACGAGGACGCGCGTTTGTGGCATCGGGGCATCCATCGCACGGCCCAGCGATGAGCGAAGAGTCACTGCAATCCCTTTTGACCTAAGTTCATCAGCAACTCTCTGAAATCGCTGCGGACTACGAGGTGCCCAAAGAACCCGTAGGCCTGAATCTTGTGCAATCAGCCGTTCAACCATTGGCAAAAGCAAACTTTCTTCAGCTTCAACCGACGACGCAATCATGAGAAATCTCTCACCCCCAACAAAATTGGTGCGTAATGTTTTGGCCATTCGGAGATGAGCAGGATCAATTAGCTGATCATATTTCATTTCTCCGACCACAGACACGCGCGATGGGTCAACTCCGAGGCGGATATAGCGATCATAGTAGTTTTGTGTTCGTGTGCAAATATGGCTGAACAATAAGTACAATTTCAATAGATGGCTGCGCAGCCCTCGCCCATTGCCGATCGATTGCTCCAAGAGATTGCCGTTCGCCATAGCGATCGGAATTCCCTTGCGCGTCGTTTCAATGAGCATGGCGGGCCAAATTTCGATTTCCATGACGATCAATGCTATAGGCTGGAACCGACGCAGAAAAATACGGACGGCCCAAAATAAATCCAACGGAACAAATGCTTGGGACACGCCGCTATCGTTGGCAAACAACCGCGCCCCCTCTGCGAGGCCCGAAGGTGATTGATGAGTCAAAAGCACATTAAAGCCTTCAGCTCGAAGTTGCCTGATCAAAGGGCTGGCCGCCCGTGTCTCTCCCA encodes:
- a CDS encoding 3-deoxy-D-manno-octulosonic acid transferase; this encodes MKKNIINLNALPLVTRILYLFEQAIAHLLLPFVPLLMLIRSRKEPVHFRKLLDRFALGAVGHRCAVWIYAASLGETRAASPLIRQLRAEGFNVLLTHQSPSGLAEGARLFANDSGVSQAFVPLDLFWAVRIFLRRFQPIALIVMEIEIWPAMLIETTRKGIPIAMANGNLLEQSIGNGRGLRSHLLKLYLLFSHICTRTQNYYDRYIRLGVDPSRVSVVGEMKYDQLIDPAHLRMAKTLRTNFVGGERFLMIASSVEAEESLLLPMVERLIAQDSGLRVLWAPRSPQRFQRVADELRSKGIAVTLRSSLGRAMDAPMPQTRVLVVDSTGEMNAFYPAADLVFVGASLVDHGGHNIIEPLVLGRPVVMGPSTYGVDFAAEPAGQAGAFESLLDASALEERIVELMADQVSLAQMSAASVAFAADKTGAAKKTLLVIHSLFGPIAEGQSK